Sequence from the Maribellus comscasis genome:
CGCGTGGTTCAAACATCAATCCATGGCGAATCCAGTCAAACTCTTTCATAAAATGAAGACGCCTTTCAAACATATTTTCCCCTTTCAAAACCGGTCCTCCACCAGCTACCACCCGAACAGGATTTCCGCAGGTATGCGCATCGACACAAAAGAAAGTCTTGGCTGCCATTTTTATCTTTTTACCGGTTCTTTACTCAACTCTCCATCCACTCTTCGCCATATTCCCAGCGGATTTGTATCTTTTAGCTCATCGGGCAAATATTCGTCAGGAGCATCCTGAAATGAAACAGGACGAACAAAACGTTTGACAGCATCAACTCCTACTGAAGTAAAACGCCCGTCGGTTGAGGCTGGATACGGGCCTCCGTGTTGCATGGCATATCCCACCTCTACTCCGGTAGGAACTCCGTTAAATATCAACCTCCCAACTACTTCCTGAATGGTTGTAATAGAAGATTTATAATTCTGCACGTCTTCAGAAGTGCAAAAAACAGAAGCCGTTAACTGACCGGAAAATGAATCGACCACCTTTAACAGCTCATCTTCGCCATCGCATTCTATTAACAAAGAAAACGGGCCAAAAATTTCATCGGCCAATGCCGGGTTAGCAACAAAATCTCTTCCTTTCACTGTTGCCACAACCGGTTGTCCCTTCATTTCCGCCACTTCGCTCTCCGACTCAGCAAGTTTATCCACAACCCTGTTATCAAAAAACTCCTTTGTTTTCTGTTCAAAACTGGCACTTATATTTTTGTGCAACATCGTTTCCGGCAGCAACTTCTGAATGTTGACAACAAGTTCTCTTTTGAAGGACTCTGTTTCTGCGCCTTTTAATGCTATCAGCACACCGGGATTTGTACAAAACTGCCCTGCACCAAGATTTATGGATGATGCGATAGTTGCTGAAAGTTCTTTTACATTTTCCTCTATTTTTCCAGGTAGAAGTAAAACCGGGTTTACACTTCCCATTTCCGCAAAAACAGGAATGGGGTCTTCGCGTTTTTGTGCAAGGTTGTACAAGCTTTTTCCTCCTGTAAACGAACCTGTAAAAGCTACCGATTTTACTTTTGAATGTAAAATCAAACCCTGTCCTACAGAAAAATCAGATGCATTCAGTGAAGAAAAAACTCCGTCAGGCATATTGCTTTTGTGCGCAGCCCGAA
This genomic interval carries:
- a CDS encoding aldehyde dehydrogenase (NADP(+)), whose protein sequence is MIHGKNIIGFNLSSQGSTTFQTFSPLTLEEMPELFVQATTGELEEAVNKSASAYAEYKNKSGKERADFLRLIAEEIELLGDNLIRRACAETGLPEGRITGERGRTVNQLRMFANVLEDGYWVEATIDPALPDRKPLPRADIRKMLRPVGPVVVFTASNFPLAFSTAGGDTASALAAGNPVIVKAHPYHAGTNEMVAGAIVRAAHKSNMPDGVFSSLNASDFSVGQGLILHSKVKSVAFTGSFTGGKSLYNLAQKREDPIPVFAEMGSVNPVLLLPGKIEENVKELSATIASSINLGAGQFCTNPGVLIALKGAETESFKRELVVNIQKLLPETMLHKNISASFEQKTKEFFDNRVVDKLAESESEVAEMKGQPVVATVKGRDFVANPALADEIFGPFSLLIECDGEDELLKVVDSFSGQLTASVFCTSEDVQNYKSSITTIQEVVGRLIFNGVPTGVEVGYAMQHGGPYPASTDGRFTSVGVDAVKRFVRPVSFQDAPDEYLPDELKDTNPLGIWRRVDGELSKEPVKR